A window from Nakamurella alba encodes these proteins:
- a CDS encoding ABC transporter ATP-binding protein: MSADLLPIATSREAGRMAWAALAGRRGTLVVALLMFALSGLAGVVAPLAFGEIVNAVTDSAADAAGVVWWSAAAVVIAAAVEFVATTASVTYLARAGQPALAQIREDVLDRALHLDHQRVERAGAGDLLSRVGDDVRVLSESLNEVFPLLMRSVVAIVFTGAGMFALDWRLGLAGLAALPFYVFGLRWYLPRSGPFYRAERVANGERAEALVTAIHGSGTLRAYGLGSRHAARVADTSWRAASLTLRVWDLLNRFGQRSNRSELIGLLLILGTGFFAVRGDLGAPATVGAVTAAALLFHRLFNPIGVVLMVFDEVQSAGASLTRLAGVATLPPAPVPDGVVTPGAPAVRLDGIGHAYVEDRWVLEDVTLDVGPGQRVAVVGTTGAGKSTLGQIVAGRIVPTAGGITVGDRPLAEVLAHRGESLPVALVTQETHVFAGTVRDNLTLAAPTADDERLWAVLDRLGAAGWVRGLGAGDRSGLDHHIGDGGSLLTPAQAQHLALARVDLAAPGVVVLDEATAEAGSAGARQLERAAGLVTDGRTTLTIAHRLTQAETADRVLVMEHGRVIESGTHAELLDLDGVYASLWSAWKS; the protein is encoded by the coding sequence ATGAGCGCCGACCTGCTGCCGATCGCGACCTCGCGGGAGGCCGGCCGGATGGCCTGGGCCGCGCTGGCCGGTCGCCGCGGCACCCTGGTGGTCGCCCTGCTGATGTTCGCCCTGTCCGGCCTGGCCGGTGTGGTCGCGCCGCTGGCGTTCGGCGAGATCGTCAACGCGGTGACCGACTCCGCCGCCGATGCCGCGGGCGTCGTCTGGTGGAGCGCGGCCGCGGTGGTCATCGCCGCCGCGGTCGAGTTCGTCGCCACCACCGCGTCGGTCACCTACCTGGCGCGGGCCGGTCAGCCGGCGCTCGCGCAGATCCGGGAGGACGTGCTCGACCGCGCACTGCATCTCGACCACCAGCGGGTGGAGCGGGCCGGGGCGGGTGACCTGCTGTCCCGGGTCGGCGACGACGTCCGGGTGCTGTCCGAGTCCCTGAACGAGGTCTTCCCGCTGCTCATGCGGTCGGTCGTGGCCATCGTCTTCACCGGCGCCGGCATGTTCGCCCTGGACTGGCGGCTCGGCCTCGCCGGGCTGGCCGCGCTGCCGTTCTACGTGTTCGGTCTGCGCTGGTACCTGCCGCGCTCCGGCCCGTTCTACCGGGCGGAGCGGGTGGCGAACGGCGAGCGCGCGGAGGCACTGGTCACCGCGATCCACGGGTCCGGCACGCTCCGTGCCTACGGCCTGGGCTCGCGGCATGCCGCCCGGGTCGCCGACACCTCCTGGCGGGCCGCCAGTCTGACGCTGCGGGTGTGGGACCTGCTGAACCGCTTCGGCCAGCGCAGCAACCGTTCGGAGCTGATCGGACTGCTGCTGATCCTGGGGACCGGGTTCTTCGCCGTCCGTGGCGATCTCGGTGCGCCGGCCACGGTCGGCGCGGTGACCGCGGCGGCGCTGCTGTTCCACCGGCTGTTCAACCCGATCGGTGTCGTGCTGATGGTCTTCGACGAGGTGCAGTCGGCCGGCGCCTCGTTGACGCGGCTGGCCGGGGTCGCCACGCTGCCGCCGGCGCCGGTGCCGGACGGTGTGGTCACCCCGGGGGCGCCTGCGGTCCGGCTGGACGGCATCGGTCACGCCTACGTCGAGGATCGTTGGGTGCTGGAGGATGTCACGCTTGACGTCGGTCCCGGGCAACGCGTCGCCGTGGTCGGGACCACCGGCGCCGGCAAGTCGACGCTGGGCCAGATCGTGGCCGGCCGGATCGTGCCGACCGCCGGTGGGATCACCGTCGGCGACCGGCCGCTGGCCGAGGTGCTGGCGCACCGCGGAGAATCGCTGCCGGTGGCCCTGGTGACCCAGGAGACCCACGTCTTCGCCGGCACCGTCCGGGACAACCTGACGCTGGCCGCTCCCACCGCCGACGACGAGCGGCTGTGGGCCGTGCTGGACCGGCTCGGTGCGGCCGGCTGGGTGCGCGGCCTGGGCGCCGGGGACCGGTCCGGCCTGGATCACCACATCGGCGACGGTGGCAGCCTTCTCACCCCCGCCCAGGCCCAGCACCTGGCGCTGGCCCGGGTGGATCTCGCGGCGCCGGGCGTCGTGGTGCTGGACGAGGCGACCGCCGAGGCGGGGTCCGCCGGTGCCCGGCAGCTGGAGCGGGCGGCCGGTCTGGTGACGGACGGCCGCACCACGCTGACCATCGCGCACCGGCTGACCCAGGCCGAGACCGCCGACCGGGTGCTGGTGATGGAGCACGGCCGGGTCATCGAGTCCGGCACGCATGCAGAGCTTCTCGACCTCGACGGTGTCTACGCCTCGCTGTGGAGCGCCTGGAAGAGCTGA